A part of Drosophila bipectinata strain 14024-0381.07 chromosome 3L, DbipHiC1v2, whole genome shotgun sequence genomic DNA contains:
- the LOC108134217 gene encoding UPF0193 protein EVG1 homolog gives MSRHRFNNVQIKALPGDLRAQTELEAGGEPSGSKNLPMWPSERIAPGGAGAFHTAKVEYSKETADLIRLLVKESKMSMMVRKQIDESLRNGTPLPLPEPPRPNTNNDPDKETLAILERARNAKRKNLRQIEASGAYNASYYRPPADNKMHGEKAKSRLQFTMAGTHLPDPAIKPRRRPREEKNVTEEDLINELLDQINERANWLTEMESMGQGKKYRAEISDQIAERLRRIQALESKIKMKADGGFRFVD, from the exons ATGAGCCGACATCGCTTCAACAATGTTCAGATCAAGGCCCTGCCCGGGGACCTCAGAGCTCAAACGGAGCTGGAAGCGGGTGGCGAGCCATCCGGGTCGAAGAATCTACCAATGTGGCCCAGCGAGAGGATTGCCCCAGGCGGGGCAGGAGCCTTTCACACCGCCAAGGTGGAGTACAGCAAGGAGACGGCGGACCTAATCCGAT TACTGGTCAAGGAGTCAAAGATGTCGATGATGGTGCGCAAGCAGATCGATGAGAGCCTGCGCAATGGAACcccgctgccactgccagaGCCTCCTCGTCCCAACACCAACAATGATCCGGACAAGGAGACTCTGGCAATTCTGGAGCGGGCCCGGAACGCCAAGCGAAAGAATCTGCGCCAGATCGAGGCCAGTGGCGCCTACAATGCCAGCTACTATCGTCCGCCCGCCGACAACAAGATGCACGGTGAGAAGGCCAAGTCCCGGCTGCAGTTTACCATGGCCGGCACCCATCTTCCCGATCCGGCCATCAAGCCACGACGTCGTCCGCGTGAGGAGAAAAACGTCACGGAGGAAGATCTTATCAATGAAC TGCTGGACCAGATCAACGAGCGCGCCAACTGGCTGACCGAAATGGAGTCCATGGGTCAGGGCAAGAAGTATCGGGCGGAGATAAGCGACCAGATCGCAGAGCGGCTCCGTCGCATCCAGGCGCTGGAGTCCAAGATCAAGATGAAGGCCGATGGTGGTTTCCGTTTTGTGGACTAA